A genomic stretch from Chelmon rostratus isolate fCheRos1 chromosome 14, fCheRos1.pri, whole genome shotgun sequence includes:
- the serpinh1a gene encoding serpin H1a, with the protein MWVTNLVALVLLATSASAATSASADKVLSNHATILADNSAKLAFSLYQNMAKEKDVENILISPVVVASSLGLVALGGKSSTASQVKTILNAAKVKDEQLHSGLAELLTEVSNQKTRNVTWKISNRLYGPSSVTFVDDFVKSSKKHYNCDHSKINFRDKKSAVNSINEWAAKSTDGKLPEVTKDVEKTDGAMIINAMFFKPHWDEQFHHKMVDNRGFMVSRSYTVSVQMMHRTGIYDFYNDKTNELTILSMPLAHKKSTVLFIMPHHVETLARLEKMLTKEQLDTWMGKLQKTAVAVSLPKVSMEVSHNLQKHLGELGLTEAVDKSKADLSNISGKKDLYLSSVFHASALEWDTDGNEIDASIFGTDKLKSPKLFYADHPFIFLVKDQKTNSILFIGRMVRPKGEKMRDEL; encoded by the exons ATGTGGGTGACAAACCTGGTAGCCCTGGTCCTCCTGGCcacttcagcctcagctgccaCCTCGGCTTCAGCAGACAAGGTCCTGAGTAACCACGCCACCATCCTGGCTGACAACAGCGCAAAACTGGCTTTCAGTCTCTACCAGAACATGGCTAAGGAAAAAGATGTGGAAAACATCCTCATCTCCCCTGTGGTGGTGGCCTCCTCTCTGGGTCTGGTGGCTCTTGGAGGCAAATCCTCCACTGCCTCTCAGGTGAAAACCATTCTGAATGCGGCTAAAGTTAAAGACGAGCAGCTGCACTCGGGTCTGGCTGAGCTGTTGACGGAGGTGAGCAACCAAAAGACCCGCAATGTCACCTGGAAGATTAGCAACCGTCTATATGGACCCAGCTCTGTCACCTTTGTCGATGATTTTGTCAAGAGCAGCAAAAAGCACTATAACTGTGACCACTCCAAGATAAACTTCAGAGATAAGAAGAGCGCTGTGAACTCCATCAACGAGTGGGCAGCCAAGTCTACTGATGGCAAACTGCCTGAGGTCACCAAGGATGTAGAAAAGACTGATGGGGCAATGATCATCAACGCTATGTTTTTCAAAC CTCACTGGGATGAACAGTTCCATCATAAGATGGTGGACAACCGTGGATTCATGGTGTCCCGTAGCTACACTGTGTCAGTGCAGATGATGCACCGCACAG GTATCTATGACTTCTATAACGACAAAACCAATGAGCTGACCATCTTGAGCATGCCTTTGGCTCATAAGAAGTCCACTGTGCTGTTCATCATGCCCCACCATGTGGAAACTCTGGCGAGGCTGGAGAAGATGCTGACCAAGGAGCAGCTGGATACGTGGATGGGCAAGCTGCAGAAGACAGCAGTAGCCGTGTCTCTGCCCAAAGTCAGCATGGAAGTCAGTCACAACCTGCAG AAACACCTCGGGGAGTTGGGGCTGACAGAGGCTGTGGACAAATCCAAAGCTGACTTGTCCAACATCTCTGGGAAGAAGGACCTCTACCTGTCCAGTGTGTTCCACGCCTCTGCGCTGGAATGGGACACCGACGGGAACGAAATTGACGCCAGCATCTTCGGCACAGACAAGCTGAAAAGTCCTAAATTGTTCTACGCCGACCACCCTTTCATCTTCCTGGTGAAGGACCAGAAGACAAACTCTATCCTGTTCATTGGCAGGATGGTCAGGCCAAAGGGTGAAAAGATGAGAGATGAATTGTAA